One segment of Pyrococcus sp. ST04 DNA contains the following:
- a CDS encoding PadR family transcriptional regulator, translating to MKYRDFLTLHILHHAKKEGITGTFIMKELERHGYSISPGTIYPLLHSLEEEGLLHSRWEVRNGKRIRIYEITEEGVKVLEEGKKKVRELCSEILGDNDE from the coding sequence ATGAAATACCGAGACTTTCTAACACTCCACATACTTCACCATGCAAAGAAAGAGGGCATAACAGGGACTTTTATTATGAAAGAGCTCGAAAGACACGGCTACTCCATAAGCCCCGGAACGATTTATCCCCTGCTCCATTCTCTTGAGGAGGAGGGCCTTCTCCATAGCAGATGGGAGGTTAGGAATGGAAAGAGGATCAGAATTTATGAGATAACAGAAGAGGGTGTTAAAGTGCTTGAAGAGGGAAAAAAGAAAGTTAGAGAGCTCTGTAGTGAAATCTTAGGTGATAACGATGAGTAG
- the bpsA gene encoding N(4)-bis(aminopropyl)spermidine synthase: MKEIVERVKAKTKIPVYERSVENVLSAILASSDIWRIVDLSEEPLPLVVAILEALNELGYVDFKDGVKLTEKGENLIAEYGIGKRYDYTCPHCQGKTVDLQAFADLLEQFREIVKDRPEPVHEYDQAYVTPETTVARVILMHTRGDLENKEVFVLGDDDLTSVALMLSGLPKRIAVLDIDERLIKFIEKVADEIGYNDIEIFTFDLRKPLPDYALHKFDTFITDPPETVKAIRAFVGRGIATLKGPRCAGYFGITRRESSLDKWREIQKLLINEFNVVITDIIRNFNEYVNWGYAEETRAWKLIPIKKLPEYNWYKSYMFRIETLEGSRGYEEEITDEDIYNDEEASTT, encoded by the coding sequence ATGAAAGAGATAGTAGAGAGGGTTAAAGCCAAAACAAAGATACCAGTTTATGAGAGAAGCGTAGAAAACGTATTGTCTGCCATTTTAGCGAGCAGTGATATCTGGAGAATAGTCGACCTCAGTGAAGAACCTCTTCCTCTCGTCGTTGCAATCCTAGAAGCTTTAAATGAGCTGGGTTATGTTGACTTTAAGGATGGAGTCAAGCTAACAGAAAAGGGAGAAAATCTTATAGCAGAGTACGGAATTGGGAAGAGGTACGATTACACATGCCCACACTGCCAAGGTAAAACAGTTGATCTCCAAGCCTTTGCTGACCTATTGGAGCAATTCAGAGAAATCGTAAAGGACAGGCCAGAACCAGTCCATGAATATGACCAGGCTTATGTGACCCCTGAAACGACCGTAGCAAGGGTTATACTAATGCACACGAGAGGAGATCTAGAGAACAAAGAAGTTTTTGTTCTTGGCGATGACGACTTAACGAGTGTTGCCCTAATGCTATCAGGTTTACCAAAGAGAATAGCCGTTCTCGACATAGACGAGAGGCTAATCAAGTTCATAGAAAAAGTTGCCGATGAGATTGGGTACAATGACATCGAAATATTCACCTTTGACCTGAGAAAGCCCTTGCCGGATTATGCTCTTCACAAGTTTGACACCTTCATAACGGATCCTCCAGAAACCGTTAAGGCAATAAGAGCCTTCGTTGGAAGAGGAATAGCAACACTCAAAGGTCCAAGATGTGCCGGATACTTTGGAATTACTAGGAGAGAAAGCTCTCTAGACAAGTGGAGGGAAATTCAGAAGTTGTTGATAAATGAGTTCAATGTTGTTATAACAGACATAATAAGGAACTTCAACGAATACGTAAACTGGGGATACGCTGAAGAGACTAGAGCTTGGAAGCTCATCCCAATTAAGAAGCTCCCAGAGTATAACTGGTACAAGAGCTATATGTTCAGGATTGAGACATTAGAGGGCTCAAGAGGATACGAAGAGGAAATAACTGATGAGGATATTTACAACGATGAAGAGGCATCAACAACATGA
- a CDS encoding CARDB domain-containing protein has product MRWTIGISLVLVMIFSVFQPVAAMYGTKTIDSSLTEWLKADVVAIGKDSGLAGANLDKLYIAWDENYLYIAIKTNNSQSWDVAYGIGIDIDPGAGTGYKGTSDAWGRKISFGNNFGIDYEIYFWWSGSSGITADNFITWTGEGWDYKSISEVGGEFAYSGDSSNGLQTLEIRIPWSAFGEKPEKIGIIAWIAGGDGSSAVDSLPVDPTIDYSNIGSEWTDDDTFTNLAVVSVSSKVIDGDLSDWTENEKIPSLPSGLPGADIEALYVSWDADYLYIAIRTNNSQSWDVAYGIGIDVDPGSDNGYSSAVGETDAWGRKITFSGFAIDYEIYFWWSGSSGITADNFITWTGEGWDYKSISEVGGEFAYTGDTTTGLQTLEIKIPWSALGGFKERFAIIAWVTGGDGSSAVDTAPYDPAIDYSNIGSEWTDEDVFSMLATTFEFPDLTVTISGPTVVGVNREAEYSVHVRNLGDLPISETTVKVYINNTLYKNWTISVDAREEKTITFNWTPTSVGDYTIKAVVDEENSVLELNENNNEYSLDVSVVWVGKVDVDGNPDDWPKVSLTDNSYEVTSGYFIWKDAVGDQRKDKDPYLPGKSSEHSDLVEFGVTKDEKYVYFLLMFENMSNIKIGDNGATFVAIPIDYKAGGVYWFAGDMDTKTIIPWDIQIVVNLASSEYSGEKEVVAGPGSSKSSLFYILDSDGNIIQVSDAIVGINLDMNTIEIRIPLSAINNSETIKLQVATAFSYGPAVWNFGDPFANDDISDIVDTISEASTEEELKDNIPDYYIKITFNAGVERGEVINYLEERLAEERRRNVNAFMDVARYYGLSRFQTEYAKYSILLQNLSSLSVPAEFTKEIEELTSKVYELERLYNEAVRDVNSGKFTISTAVKIYRAYTGLIRINAKLQRIIEIITSKELEWAREMQELKKELKKNIDGNLTDWSVKPLVEDTTGFGQEGADLKALYVDYDDNFLYLALRTNNKASWRIAYGISLDYKEGGYTTGGDAWGRNIDFTRGIDAQIYLFWNGEFFGSPGTNNITSANLAIWRNGTWEYLKLDKYAFYAYSGGDDGLQTLEIAIPWKVLGGKPEKIYIVAYITGQGIGDSAVDALPDQPALHDSDNEWTDFDEFTNFAEVIIK; this is encoded by the coding sequence GTGCGTTGGACAATTGGGATTTCACTTGTGCTTGTTATGATATTCTCAGTATTTCAACCAGTGGCTGCAATGTATGGAACAAAGACAATAGACAGTAGCTTAACGGAATGGCTAAAAGCTGATGTTGTTGCAATAGGGAAAGATTCAGGATTAGCAGGAGCCAATTTGGATAAGCTCTACATTGCATGGGATGAGAACTATCTCTACATAGCAATTAAGACTAATAATTCTCAGAGTTGGGATGTTGCATATGGAATTGGAATTGACATAGACCCAGGTGCAGGGACTGGATACAAGGGAACAAGTGACGCCTGGGGAAGGAAAATATCGTTTGGGAATAATTTTGGAATCGACTACGAGATTTACTTCTGGTGGAGCGGATCTTCTGGAATAACGGCCGATAATTTCATAACTTGGACTGGTGAGGGATGGGATTACAAGAGTATAAGCGAAGTTGGCGGAGAATTTGCATATTCGGGAGATTCGAGTAATGGATTGCAGACTCTAGAAATAAGAATTCCTTGGAGTGCTTTTGGTGAGAAACCTGAAAAAATTGGCATCATTGCATGGATTGCCGGGGGAGATGGTAGTAGTGCCGTTGACTCACTTCCCGTGGATCCTACCATAGATTATTCCAACATAGGAAGCGAGTGGACTGATGACGATACGTTTACTAACTTAGCTGTCGTTTCAGTATCTTCAAAAGTCATTGACGGAGATCTTAGTGATTGGACAGAAAATGAGAAGATTCCCTCACTACCAAGTGGGCTCCCCGGAGCAGATATAGAGGCACTATATGTTTCCTGGGATGCGGATTACTTGTACATCGCGATAAGAACAAATAATTCTCAGAGTTGGGACGTTGCATATGGAATTGGAATTGACGTAGATCCAGGAAGTGACAATGGATATAGTAGCGCTGTCGGGGAGACAGACGCTTGGGGAAGGAAAATAACATTCTCTGGATTTGCCATAGATTATGAGATTTACTTCTGGTGGAGCGGATCTTCTGGAATAACGGCCGATAATTTCATAACTTGGACTGGTGAGGGATGGGATTACAAGAGTATAAGCGAAGTTGGCGGAGAATTTGCCTATACTGGCGATACTACTACGGGGCTACAAACACTAGAGATAAAGATACCCTGGAGCGCTCTCGGTGGCTTCAAAGAAAGGTTTGCCATTATAGCCTGGGTTACCGGAGGTGATGGGAGTAGCGCCGTTGACACTGCTCCCTATGATCCAGCTATTGATTACTCGAACATCGGGAGTGAGTGGACAGATGAAGATGTGTTTAGTATGCTAGCGACGACATTTGAATTCCCTGATCTTACAGTTACCATCTCAGGCCCAACTGTTGTCGGGGTGAATAGGGAGGCGGAGTACTCTGTACACGTTAGAAACTTAGGAGATCTTCCAATTTCAGAAACGACGGTTAAGGTTTACATCAACAACACTCTCTATAAGAACTGGACTATTTCCGTAGATGCGAGAGAAGAAAAGACGATAACCTTCAACTGGACTCCTACAAGTGTGGGAGATTACACTATAAAGGCCGTTGTTGATGAAGAGAATTCAGTATTAGAACTCAATGAAAACAATAACGAATACAGTTTAGACGTGAGCGTTGTCTGGGTTGGAAAGGTAGATGTGGATGGAAATCCAGATGATTGGCCAAAGGTTTCTTTAACTGATAATTCCTACGAAGTTACTAGTGGATACTTCATCTGGAAGGATGCAGTTGGAGATCAAAGAAAAGATAAAGATCCGTACCTTCCCGGGAAGAGTTCTGAACATTCAGACCTAGTTGAGTTTGGAGTGACAAAAGACGAGAAGTACGTATACTTCCTACTAATGTTTGAAAATATGAGCAATATAAAGATTGGAGACAACGGGGCAACATTTGTTGCGATTCCAATAGACTACAAAGCCGGTGGTGTATATTGGTTCGCTGGAGACATGGATACTAAGACGATAATTCCGTGGGATATTCAGATTGTCGTAAATCTTGCCAGTAGTGAATATTCTGGGGAGAAGGAGGTAGTTGCAGGACCAGGTTCGTCAAAATCTTCATTATTCTACATACTAGATTCAGACGGGAACATAATACAAGTCAGTGATGCAATCGTCGGAATTAACTTAGATATGAACACGATAGAGATAAGGATTCCATTATCCGCAATAAACAATTCAGAAACTATCAAGTTACAGGTTGCAACAGCATTTAGCTATGGTCCTGCAGTTTGGAACTTTGGAGATCCCTTTGCAAACGACGATATAAGCGACATTGTGGATACAATTTCAGAAGCCTCAACAGAAGAGGAACTTAAAGATAACATACCTGACTATTACATAAAGATAACTTTTAATGCTGGGGTCGAGAGAGGGGAAGTAATTAACTACCTTGAAGAGAGGTTAGCTGAGGAGAGAAGGAGAAACGTTAACGCATTTATGGATGTTGCAAGGTACTATGGACTATCTAGGTTCCAGACAGAGTATGCCAAGTACTCTATACTTCTCCAAAACCTCAGCTCATTAAGTGTTCCCGCAGAGTTTACCAAAGAAATCGAAGAGCTCACTTCAAAAGTTTACGAGCTCGAGAGATTATACAATGAGGCAGTAAGAGATGTTAATTCAGGAAAATTCACAATATCAACTGCTGTTAAGATATACAGGGCATATACGGGCCTTATTAGGATAAACGCCAAGCTTCAACGGATAATAGAGATTATAACTTCTAAAGAACTGGAATGGGCTAGAGAAATGCAGGAGTTAAAGAAGGAGTTAAAGAAGAACATTGATGGCAACTTAACAGATTGGAGTGTAAAGCCACTTGTGGAGGATACTACTGGATTTGGACAAGAAGGCGCCGATCTAAAAGCTCTTTATGTAGACTACGACGACAACTTCTTGTATCTGGCTTTAAGGACTAATAACAAGGCTTCATGGAGAATAGCCTACGGAATTTCCCTTGATTATAAGGAAGGTGGCTATACCACCGGAGGAGACGCATGGGGAAGGAACATCGACTTCACGAGAGGAATAGATGCACAGATATACCTATTCTGGAATGGAGAGTTCTTCGGAAGCCCAGGTACTAACAATATAACATCTGCCAACTTAGCTATCTGGAGAAATGGAACTTGGGAGTATCTTAAGCTTGATAAGTATGCATTCTATGCCTACAGTGGTGGAGATGACGGACTGCAAACACTTGAAATAGCAATACCATGGAAGGTTCTCGGTGGAAAGCCAGAGAAGATTTACATAGTCGCATACATAACAGGGCAAGGGATTGGGGATTCAGCTGTAGACGCACTTCCAGACCAACCAGCACTTCACGACAGTGACAATGAGTGGACGGATTTCGATGAGTTCACGAACTTTGCCGAAGTTATTATCAAGTGA
- a CDS encoding M42 family metallopeptidase, with the protein MERVVQILKEILEIPSPTGYTKEIMAYLEKFMKENNVNYHFTNKGALIAGNHPRPELVVITHVDTLGAMVKEILPDGHIAFSRIGGLVLPVFEGEYCTIITRKGRKFRGTLLLKNPSAHVNKEVGKKERKEENMYIRLDELVEKKDDTEKLGIRPGDFIAFDPKFEYVNGFIKAHFLDDKASVAVVLDLILDLKDKLDNIPVAFFFSPYEEVGHGGSAGYPKSTKELLVVDMGVVGEGVYGRETAVSIAAKDSTGPYDYDMTTRLIELAEDKGIPYVVDVFPYYGSDGSAALRAGWDFKVALIGPGVHASHGMERTHVRGLYATKDLIRAYIEDKFGVPI; encoded by the coding sequence ATGGAAAGAGTTGTGCAAATCCTAAAGGAAATCCTAGAAATACCTTCCCCAACGGGTTATACTAAAGAGATAATGGCATACCTAGAGAAATTTATGAAGGAAAACAACGTGAACTACCATTTTACTAACAAGGGGGCGTTGATAGCTGGAAATCATCCCAGACCTGAGCTCGTTGTGATAACCCACGTGGACACGTTAGGGGCAATGGTTAAGGAAATACTTCCAGATGGGCATATAGCATTCTCAAGAATAGGGGGGTTAGTTCTACCTGTATTTGAGGGGGAGTATTGCACGATAATAACGAGGAAAGGGAGAAAGTTCAGAGGAACATTATTACTTAAAAACCCAAGTGCTCACGTGAATAAAGAGGTTGGAAAGAAGGAGAGAAAGGAAGAAAACATGTATATAAGGCTGGATGAGCTGGTAGAGAAAAAGGATGACACAGAAAAACTCGGAATAAGACCTGGAGACTTCATAGCGTTTGATCCAAAATTTGAGTACGTTAACGGCTTCATAAAGGCCCACTTCTTGGACGATAAGGCAAGTGTTGCCGTAGTTCTTGACCTTATCTTAGATCTAAAGGATAAGCTTGACAATATCCCCGTGGCGTTCTTCTTTTCACCGTATGAGGAAGTTGGACATGGAGGCTCAGCTGGCTACCCGAAGTCGACAAAAGAGTTACTAGTCGTTGATATGGGGGTGGTTGGAGAGGGCGTTTACGGGAGAGAAACCGCAGTTTCTATAGCAGCTAAAGACTCCACAGGACCTTATGACTACGACATGACTACCCGGTTAATAGAGCTTGCTGAAGATAAGGGAATTCCCTACGTGGTTGATGTATTCCCATACTACGGTTCAGATGGCTCGGCGGCATTGAGGGCAGGATGGGACTTTAAGGTGGCTCTCATAGGACCAGGAGTTCATGCGAGTCATGGAATGGAAAGGACACATGTGAGAGGACTATACGCTACAAAAGACCTAATAAGGGCTTACATAGAGGATAAGTTTGGAGTTCCGATTTAG
- a CDS encoding adenylyltransferase/cytidyltransferase family protein, with product MGNNRKIRVVVGGVFDIIHVGHIHFLKMAKELGDELIVIVAHDETVKRRKGRPPINPAEDRAEVLRAIKYVDDVVIGEPGEVSLETIKRLKPDIIALGPDQDFSCEDLKKKLKKEGLNVEVIRLPYLYKADRAKTSKIIQRIIETFCD from the coding sequence ATGGGAAATAACCGCAAGATAAGGGTGGTGGTTGGAGGAGTTTTTGATATAATCCACGTTGGTCATATTCACTTTCTAAAGATGGCCAAGGAGCTTGGTGATGAGCTTATAGTTATAGTCGCCCACGATGAAACCGTGAAGAGAAGGAAGGGGAGACCTCCAATAAATCCCGCAGAAGATAGGGCAGAAGTCCTTAGGGCCATAAAGTATGTTGATGACGTTGTAATTGGAGAACCCGGTGAGGTCAGTTTAGAGACGATAAAACGGCTCAAACCCGACATAATAGCCCTTGGCCCTGATCAAGACTTCAGCTGTGAAGATTTGAAAAAGAAGCTTAAGAAGGAAGGGTTAAATGTCGAGGTCATCAGGCTTCCTTATTTGTATAAGGCAGATAGGGCTAAAACAAGTAAAATAATACAGAGGATAATAGAGACATTCTGTGACTAA
- the pyrF gene encoding orotidine-5'-phosphate decarboxylase, with amino-acid sequence MIILALDVYERERAIKIAKEVKDYISMIKVNWPLIIGSGISIIRELKDGIGLPIIADLKLADIPNTNRLVARKIYGAGADYVIVHSFVGKDSVLAVKELGQIIMIVEMSHPGALEFINPLTDKFIEMANEVEPFGVIAPGTRPERIRYIRGKLKRSIKILTPGIGAQGGKAKEAMEAGADYIIVGRSIYNAENPRDAARKLYEEIVN; translated from the coding sequence GTGATAATTCTCGCCTTAGATGTCTATGAAAGGGAAAGAGCGATAAAAATTGCTAAGGAAGTTAAGGATTATATATCAATGATCAAAGTCAACTGGCCTCTGATAATAGGAAGTGGCATAAGCATAATAAGGGAATTAAAAGATGGGATAGGTCTTCCGATAATAGCGGATTTAAAGCTCGCAGACATTCCAAACACAAACAGGCTTGTAGCGAGGAAGATTTATGGAGCCGGTGCCGATTATGTCATAGTTCATTCTTTCGTTGGAAAGGATAGCGTTCTTGCGGTCAAAGAGCTTGGCCAAATAATAATGATCGTTGAAATGAGCCATCCTGGTGCGTTAGAGTTCATAAACCCCTTAACAGATAAATTTATAGAAATGGCAAATGAAGTTGAGCCTTTTGGTGTTATAGCTCCGGGTACAAGACCTGAGAGGATTAGGTACATCAGAGGAAAATTAAAGAGGAGTATAAAGATTCTAACACCAGGAATAGGAGCGCAGGGAGGAAAGGCCAAAGAGGCTATGGAGGCTGGGGCTGATTATATAATTGTTGGAAGATCCATATACAATGCCGAAAATCCAAGGGACGCCGCTAGAAAGTTGTACGAGGAGATTGTCAATTAA
- a CDS encoding DUF4443 domain-containing protein: MERRRGAYPEYTLEDAFAVIFMLKDPVGRKQMAEKLELGEGTIRTLLRKLTQLGLIKSRQRGHFLTEEGMELKGKLEELFSEPIEIKVENFPAFAVVVKNPGEFKSIELRDEAIRFDAKGAMILIVKDGDIVFPEDLRPLKETYPEIVEKLSGYYKEGDAIVIAWADSPGKALRAAIHVALVMKEDSIPQELMEVIK, encoded by the coding sequence GTGGAACGGAGGCGGGGGGCATACCCCGAATACACCCTTGAAGATGCCTTTGCAGTAATATTCATGCTTAAGGATCCAGTTGGAAGAAAGCAAATGGCAGAAAAGTTAGAACTGGGGGAGGGAACTATAAGAACCCTCTTAAGGAAGCTCACTCAGCTTGGACTCATAAAGTCAAGACAGAGAGGGCATTTCTTAACTGAAGAAGGTATGGAACTCAAGGGCAAGCTTGAGGAGTTATTTTCTGAGCCGATAGAAATCAAAGTGGAGAATTTTCCAGCGTTCGCCGTTGTTGTGAAAAATCCAGGTGAGTTTAAATCAATAGAGCTCAGGGACGAAGCTATAAGATTTGATGCTAAAGGAGCCATGATACTGATAGTGAAGGACGGGGATATTGTGTTTCCCGAGGATCTGAGGCCGCTCAAAGAAACATATCCAGAAATAGTTGAGAAGCTTTCAGGTTATTATAAAGAAGGAGATGCCATTGTAATAGCCTGGGCAGACAGCCCCGGAAAGGCCTTGAGAGCAGCTATTCATGTAGCACTCGTCATGAAAGAAGACAGTATTCCTCAGGAGTTAATGGAGGTGATCAAGTGA
- a CDS encoding RNA-binding protein, whose product MELRIKHPLSKKEVKAIIRQLGEMFGEEIAQKMLKKKDDVKVAEFDKTTEIILVNDRPMFIRRKDLIFPLVIALYNLSDEEDLKKWPRRVVVDEGAVPHILNGADVMAPGIVDADENIKEGDFVFIIEENYGRPLAIGIALMSGKAMKEKNRGKAVKVIHHARDKIWEITAR is encoded by the coding sequence ATGGAGTTGAGGATTAAGCATCCATTGAGCAAGAAGGAAGTTAAGGCAATAATACGGCAACTAGGTGAAATGTTCGGTGAGGAGATAGCTCAGAAGATGCTCAAAAAGAAGGATGACGTGAAAGTTGCAGAATTTGATAAAACTACTGAAATAATTCTTGTCAATGACAGGCCTATGTTTATAAGGAGGAAAGACCTTATATTTCCCCTTGTCATAGCCCTGTATAATCTTTCGGACGAGGAAGACTTAAAGAAGTGGCCAAGAAGAGTTGTTGTTGATGAAGGGGCCGTTCCCCACATACTTAATGGAGCCGATGTAATGGCCCCAGGAATAGTTGATGCAGACGAGAATATAAAAGAAGGAGACTTTGTTTTCATAATTGAGGAAAATTATGGAAGACCGCTGGCGATAGGAATAGCTCTTATGAGCGGGAAAGCCATGAAAGAGAAAAACAGGGGCAAGGCTGTTAAGGTAATCCATCATGCGAGGGATAAAATATGGGAAATAACCGCAAGATAA
- a CDS encoding Mut7-C RNAse domain-containing protein yields MKFIADMMLGRLARWLRLYGYDTLYGIKEDEEIVKIARKDGRIILTRDSGLVERAKKLGVKAILIMSNSLEEQIRQLMDEGVEFGELFPENARCPKCNGVIVRVKKEDVAGKVPPKVYEAYDEFYMCTNCGQIYWPGRQWREMEKMDKNFKKLKH; encoded by the coding sequence ATGAAGTTCATAGCAGATATGATGCTTGGAAGACTCGCAAGGTGGCTGAGGCTTTATGGTTATGATACACTCTATGGAATTAAAGAGGATGAAGAAATAGTGAAGATAGCAAGAAAAGATGGCAGGATAATTCTGACGAGGGATTCTGGCCTTGTTGAAAGGGCAAAAAAGCTTGGTGTAAAGGCTATTCTAATAATGTCAAATTCCCTGGAAGAGCAGATAAGGCAACTTATGGATGAGGGGGTTGAATTTGGGGAACTGTTTCCAGAGAATGCTAGGTGTCCTAAGTGCAATGGAGTAATAGTTAGAGTGAAGAAAGAGGATGTAGCTGGTAAAGTTCCGCCCAAGGTTTATGAAGCCTACGACGAGTTCTATATGTGCACAAATTGTGGACAGATTTACTGGCCCGGAAGACAGTGGAGGGAAATGGAAAAGATGGACAAGAACTTTAAGAAGTTGAAGCATTAA
- the tdt gene encoding tellurite-resistance/dicarboxylate transporter has protein sequence MKLIKNFPPSLFASVMGTGALAITSKMLSKDFQQLEVVSKALTYLNLALFLVLLIPWVARWVLYKEDALKDLRHPVVSHFYGTIAIAMLILSADLRIVLNLKSAYYLWIAGVIMTIVFSLLIPYIMFTEEEVNIKAIGPAWFIPPVGLIVIPMTCLYPRSGLIEMLLYFSWSSGFFLYLALFSIVMLRFIRHEPLPCGLAPSIWINLGPIGAGTASLLALLNGELKLLGALLWGFGVWWLIMAILLTLYYLRRLSLPYSIAWWAFIFPLGAYTSATLKVASITGNILIKEFGMVLYLLLWALWIITSIRSIVHLGKIIAGD, from the coding sequence ATGAAGCTTATAAAAAACTTTCCTCCTAGCCTTTTCGCAAGCGTTATGGGAACTGGAGCCCTTGCAATTACGAGCAAAATGCTCTCAAAAGATTTTCAACAGCTAGAAGTGGTATCAAAAGCTCTTACTTACCTAAACCTAGCACTCTTTTTAGTTCTCCTAATTCCATGGGTAGCAAGATGGGTTCTCTATAAAGAGGATGCCCTAAAAGACTTAAGACATCCTGTAGTTTCTCATTTTTATGGAACAATAGCGATAGCAATGCTGATACTCTCTGCCGACCTTAGAATAGTTCTCAATTTGAAATCAGCTTATTACCTGTGGATTGCAGGAGTTATCATGACCATCGTATTTTCCCTTCTAATACCATACATAATGTTTACCGAGGAAGAGGTTAACATAAAAGCAATTGGACCAGCATGGTTTATTCCGCCAGTTGGGCTTATAGTTATTCCAATGACATGTCTCTACCCAAGAAGTGGCTTAATTGAGATGTTACTCTACTTCTCATGGAGCTCAGGCTTTTTCTTATACTTGGCGTTATTTTCCATAGTCATGCTTAGGTTCATAAGACACGAACCTCTACCATGTGGCTTGGCACCTTCTATCTGGATAAACCTTGGTCCTATCGGGGCTGGAACTGCATCTCTCTTGGCACTTTTGAACGGTGAATTAAAACTTCTTGGGGCTCTTCTCTGGGGTTTTGGAGTTTGGTGGCTCATAATGGCAATATTGCTAACTCTCTACTATCTCAGAAGGCTATCCCTCCCCTACAGTATCGCATGGTGGGCTTTCATCTTCCCATTAGGTGCTTACACTTCCGCAACGCTTAAAGTTGCTTCAATAACTGGAAATATTTTGATAAAAGAGTTTGGGATGGTTTTATATCTCCTTTTGTGGGCGTTGTGGATCATAACCTCTATAAGGAGCATAGTACATCTGGGAAAGATTATTGCAGGCGACTAA
- the hypE gene encoding hydrogenase expression/formation protein HypE, whose protein sequence is MKIKLEHGAGGELMEELIRTVILKNIKISSAGGIGLEALDDGATIPLGDEHIVFTIDGHTVKPIFFPGGDIGRLAVSGTVNDLAVMGAKPLALASSLIIGEGFEVSDLERILKSMNDTAQEVPVPIITGDTKVVEDEIGIFVITAGVGITQRPITDSGAKIGDLVLVSGTIGDHGIALMSHREGISFETELKSDVSPIWDVVEAVAKEIGWENIHAMKDPTRGGLSNALNEMARKANVGILVRENDIPIKPEVKAASEMLGISPYEVANEGKVVMIVSKEYGEDALEAMKKLEKGKNAAIIGEVIKEYPGKVILETGIGGKRFMEPPIGDPVPRVC, encoded by the coding sequence ATGAAGATAAAGCTTGAACATGGTGCCGGAGGAGAGTTAATGGAAGAGTTAATCCGAACGGTAATTCTAAAGAACATAAAGATTAGCTCTGCAGGCGGAATAGGGCTTGAGGCATTGGATGATGGGGCTACAATACCACTTGGAGACGAGCATATAGTGTTCACGATAGACGGGCATACAGTCAAGCCGATATTTTTCCCCGGCGGGGATATAGGAAGATTAGCGGTTAGCGGGACAGTCAACGATCTTGCCGTAATGGGAGCAAAACCACTAGCTTTGGCAAGCTCTCTCATAATTGGGGAAGGGTTTGAAGTGAGCGACCTGGAGAGGATATTAAAATCGATGAACGATACAGCTCAAGAAGTTCCTGTTCCGATAATTACAGGTGATACAAAGGTCGTTGAAGATGAAATTGGAATATTCGTGATAACAGCGGGAGTTGGGATTACCCAGAGGCCGATAACGGATTCAGGAGCTAAAATTGGAGATCTTGTTCTAGTAAGCGGAACAATTGGAGACCATGGAATTGCCCTCATGAGCCACAGGGAAGGGATATCCTTTGAAACAGAACTTAAGAGTGACGTTTCTCCAATATGGGATGTTGTCGAAGCAGTGGCTAAGGAAATAGGGTGGGAGAATATTCATGCAATGAAGGATCCCACCAGAGGAGGTTTAAGTAACGCCCTTAATGAAATGGCCAGAAAAGCTAACGTTGGAATTCTGGTGAGGGAGAACGATATTCCAATAAAACCCGAAGTTAAAGCTGCAAGTGAAATGCTTGGAATAAGTCCCTACGAAGTTGCCAATGAAGGAAAGGTTGTTATGATAGTCTCCAAGGAGTACGGAGAAGACGCCCTTGAGGCTATGAAAAAGCTTGAAAAGGGAAAAAATGCTGCAATAATTGGAGAAGTAATTAAAGAGTATCCTGGAAAAGTTATACTCGAGACGGGAATTGGCGGAAAAAGATTCATGGAACCTCCAATTGGAGATCCCGTTCCAAGAGTCTGTTAA